DNA from Clostridia bacterium:
CTACTACATGGATGACTTGGTCCTGGGGGGCGGCATTATAGAACGAAAATGTGTTTAACTAAAGGGTTTCAAGCATTTGGTAAAGGAATGCTCGAAACTCTTTTTTGCATATTTTTACTCACAGGATCATAAAAATCTTGTACAAAGATTTAGAATTTTCGGGGTTTGTGCTTGACTTTTGTTCCTATTTTGCGTACAGTAAAAATGAATGAACATTCAAACACTACGGAAGGGGGCACCTCAGTTTGGACGCGACGTTAGGAGCGATGTTTTTTGACCGGGTGAATAAATACCAGGCACATACCGCCCTGCGTTTCAAAAAAGACGGTGTTTGGCATGATATAACCTGGCATGAATTCGGCAGCCGGGTTGAGCGATTGGCGTGTGCCCTGTTAGCTTTAGGTATTAATCCTGGCGATAGGGTAGCCATCTTGTCGGAAAACCGTCCGGAATGGGCCATTACCGATTTAGCCATTATCAGCGTGCAGGGTGTTGTGGTGCCTATTTATCACACCCTTAAAGCGAAACAGATCGAGTTTATCCTGCAGGATTCAGGAGCCCGGGTACTTTTTGTTTCCAAGCCGTCCCTGTTGAAGGAAGTCTTGGAGGTCAGGGAAAACCTCAAGGAACTCTTCAAAATCGTGTTGATGGATGCCGACCAAGCCGGAGACCTGCCAAAAGACGTTACAAGCTTTCAAAATGTTTTGGACCTTGGCACTAGTCAAAAAAATAAGTATGAGAAAAGAGTCAAGGAATTGATCCAATCGGCCAAAGAAGATGACACCGTATCTTTTGTCTATACTTCAGGAACCACCGGCAATCCGAAGGGAGCTATGTTGAGTCATAAGAACTTCCTTTCGAACGCCAGAGCCTGCTCTTCCGTCGTACAAGTGGAACCCCATTGGGTGGCGTTATCCTTTTTGCCCCTGAGCCACGTGTTGGAAAGAATGGCCGGCTATTACTTAATCCTCTACAACGGCGGCACCATCGCTTATGCCGAAGGCGTTAACGAAGTAGTGAAAAACCTGCCGGAAGTGAAACCGGATGTGATGGTGAGTGTGCCCCGGCTTTACGAAAAAATGTATGCAGGCATCTTGAATAAGATCAATGAAGGAAGTGCCCTCAAGAAGAAGATTTTTGTCTGGGCGGTGGCAGTAGGTAAGGAATGGTTCTACACTAACCGGGCTAAGAAGAATCCTTCCCTGGTGCTGAGAATCAAGCATAGATTGGCTGATAAATTGGTATATTCAAAACTAAGGGATTTGACCGGAGGTAACCTGAAGTTCTTTGTTTCCGGCGGTGCTGCCCTGGCCAAGGATATTAACGAGTTCTTCCATGCCATTGGCTTGCCTATCCTGGAAGGATACGGCCTAACGGAAACAGCACCGGTGTTGACGGTGAACACATTCGAACACCTCCGGTTAGGCACCGTAGGCCGACCGATCCCCGGTGTTCACATTAAAATTGCCGATGACGGCGAGATCATGGCCAAAGGCCCTAATGTTTTCAAAGGGTACTGGAACCGGCCCGATGCTACGGCGGAAGCTTTCAGCGACGGCTGGTTTCTCACTGGCGATGTAGGTGTTCTCGATAAAGACGGTTTCTTGACCATTACGGACCGGAAAAAGGATATCATTGTTACCTCCGGTGGTAAGAACGTAGCACCGCAAAACATCGAAGGATTGCTCGGTACCGATAATTTCATCAGCCAAGCGGTGGTATTCGGCGATAAGCAAAAATACTTGGCGGCTCTCATCATTCCGGATTTCCAAGTGCTGACCGGCTGGGCCAAGGAAAACGGCATTGCATTCGGTTCAAGGCAGGAATTGATCCAGAACCCGAAAGTCATCGAGCTGTACAACGAAAGAATCAAACATCTCATCAAAGACCTGCCCTCTTACGAACAGATTAAGAGATTTGCCCTGTTGCCGGAAGAGTTCTCAACTGACACCGGTGAGCTGACGCCATCATTAAAGGTGAGAAGGAAATTTGTGCAGGAAAAATATAAGGACATCATCAGCGGCCTGTTCGAGGAGGACGTTCCTAAGACGGCATCCATGATGAAACCTGAACAACCGGCCTAATGTGCATGCGGTCCGCAGCCTATCGAATGAAGGCTGCGTTTTTTTGTATAAATCAGGATTATCCGGGCAATGATATATAGCAAAAACTGCGGTCAGCATCATAGGAGGTTTGGTGGCTCATGGTGAACTGCCCGATTTGTGGAGGGCGGGAAGTGGGAAAGATTAATGTTGACCAGTATTACTGCTGGAACTGTTTTGTCGAGTATGATGTCCATAACCGTATTTATCAGGTGGAAGAAGATGGGAGTCTTGTTGCTATCGGTAACGGAACATAAAGGACAGGGGGTATGCGTATGACCATGGGATTTTGGCGCGGTATGATTGCAGGTGGTATTATCGGCGGTCTCATGAGTAAATGGTTTGGCAAACCGCTGAAAAAGGTCAATATGGAAGACATGTCCCACAAGATCAGTGAGTTAAGAGGAAGAGCGGAAAAAGCCATGCATGAAGCCAAGGACGGCGTCAAAGGGATAGCCAGAAAAAAGTGAGGGATCGTTCAATCCCTCTTTTTTGCTAGCTTGGCCGGGAGGGGTGGAGGTTTATTGACATTGCATCTAGAGCCCAAGTGGTGGTACCGGATCTTGGCGGGGGCATTGGTGGCCATTACCGTGATGCTTCTTTATTGGATTCGTTCCATCTTGGAACCTTTCCTGATAGCCGCCCTGCTGGCCTACTTCTTAAGCCCTATGGTGGAGTTCTTTCAGCAAAAGGGGTTTTCCCGCACAGGCGGTATTGTTCTTACATATTCCATTATTGTCGTCATCTTATTGCTGGCGGGGATTTATCTCTTTCCTATTTTATGGGGGCAGCTGCAGGTGCTGCTGGTTTCTATCCCGGAATATACAAATCAGGCCCATGAACTACTGCAGGGATTTTACAATAAGTATCAAAAAATTGACATACCGCATGCCGTGCGGCAAGAAATTGACCATGCCATCAGGCAAGTGGAGACGGCCCTTACCGATAGTATCGGGCAGGTCATCAACGGAATCCTGGGCGTTTTTACTCATGTCTTCAACATTCTCATCGTGCCCGTGCTGGCCTTTTTCATGCTCAAGGATGAAGGGCGCACCATGAAAAAGATATTGGCAATGATACCGGAAGCAAAAAGAACGAGAATTCTTCATCTTTGGGCGGAACTGGACGAGCAGTTAATCAAATATTTGAAAGGTTATCTAATCCTGGCATTGACGGTGGGCCTGTTGACCTCCATCGGTTTTTTTCTCATTGGACTGGAGTTTCCCTTTCTGCTGGGCCTTGTTGTGGGGATATTCGACGTGATCCCGTATTTTGGGCCCATCATTGGAGCTATCCCGGCGTTTGCGGTAGGGATCCTGGAGTCTAAAAGTAAAGCCATCTCCGCCCTCATCGTGATCTTTGTCATCCAGCAGTTGGAAAGCAACGTCCTATCTCCTAAGATCATCAGTTCCAGTGTGGGACTGCACCCTTTACTGGTTATTTTCGTACTGCTGTTGGGCAATAAGCTCTACGGAGTCATCGGCATGCTGCTGGCGGTACCCGTGGCCCTGACCCTCAGAGTGCTCTGGCGGCATGTGGTCCTGGCATGGCTGCTTAGGCCGGTGCAAGACTGAAGGATGATTGTCACAATTTGCCGAGAACCGGCCGGAATAATTGACAATGATTGCAGCCTTATGTATAATATTACAGCAAAGCAGACAGTAGCTGACCATGATGGACAAGGGGTAAGCTTCACCGTCCCGATTGAGTTCCGTCCCTGACGTGTTGTCAGCGACGGGTTTTTAATTTTAAGGATAACTGGGTTAAAGGAGTTGTCAGAGATGCTCTCCGGAAGTGAGATCAGGACCAAATTTCTCAAGTTTTTTGAAAGTAAAGGTCATCAGATCGTGCGCAGCAGTTCCCTGGTGCCTCATGATGACCCAACCTTGCTGTTTACCAATGCCGGTATGGTCCAGTTCAAGGACGTATTTTTAGGACTGGATAAAAGACCGTACAAGCGTGCCACGACGTCACAAAAGTGTGTCAGGGCCGGCGGCAAGCACAATGACCTGGATACGGTAGGACGGACGGCCAGGCACCACACTTTTTTTGAGATGCTGGGTAATTTCTCCTTTGGCGATTACTTTAAAAGGGAAGCCATTGCCTATGCCTGGGAGTTCTTGACCGGGGTATTGCAGCTGCCCAAGGATAAACTGTGGGCCACTATTTACTACGATGATGATGAAGCTTTCCACCTCTGGCTGGAATTAACGGAGATTCCCAAGGAAAGAATTGTACGGTTAGGAGAGAAAGATAATTTTTGGGCCATGGGCGATACCGGGCCTTGTGGTCCCTGCAGTGAGATCGTCATTGACCGTGGCGAAAAGTTTCGCTGCCAGGCGCCGGAATGTGCCATCGGTAAGTGTGATTGCGACCGGTGGTTGGAAATCTGGAATTTGGTCTTTATGCAGTATGAACGTGATGCGGACGGTAAGCTAACTCCCCTGCCCCGACCCAGCATTGACACGGGCATGGGTTTAGAAAGAATTGCTTCCGTGCTGCAGGATGTGGACAGCAACTTCGATACAGATCTCTTTACTCCTTTGATCAAGGCTGTGGAGGACATCAGCGGCCAAAAATATCAAAAAGGGACTGCAGGTTTTCCTTTCCGGGTCGTTGCGGATCATGCCCGGGCATGCACTTTTCTCATTAGCGACGGGGTGCTTCCCTCCAATGAAGGCCGGGGCTATGTGCTGCGGCGAATTTTGCGCCGGGCGATCCGGTTTGGCAAGACTTTAGGCATCGAGGAGCCCTTTATGGACCGCATGGTGCCCGTGGTCGTAGACATTATGAAGGATGCTTACCCGGAACTGCTGGAGCAAAAAGAACAGGTGATGAAGGTCATCCAAGTGGAGGAAGCCCGCTTCCATGAAACATTGACGGAAGGCACCAGGGTGGCTAACGAAATTGTGCAGCGTGTCCTGGCAAGCAACAGCAAAGTCATCAGCGGCAAGGACGCATTCCTCCTTTACGATACATATGGTTTTCCCCTGGATTTGACGGAAGACATTGCCGAAGAACATGGGTTGACTATCGACCGGGAGGCCTTTGAAGCAGCGCTGGAAGAACAGCGCCGCCGGGCGAGGGCAGCCAGGGAAGAAGCCAATGCCTTTGATTTTGCGACCTCTTTCGCGGACGTTATTCATGCAATCCCGCCCACTGAGTTTTTGGGATACAGCACCCTGGCTTGCGACGCCAAAGTCCTGGCGATTGTCCAGAACGGCCGGCCTTTAACACAACTTGACGCCGGCAGCGAAGGATGGCTGATTTTTGACCGGACTCCTTTCTACGGGGAGAGCGGCGGCCAAGTGGGAGATGAAGGGTTGTTATCCGGTCGCAACGGGCAAGGGGAGATCCTGGATACAAAGAAGCTCCCCGAC
Protein-coding regions in this window:
- the alaS gene encoding alanine--tRNA ligase, producing MLSGSEIRTKFLKFFESKGHQIVRSSSLVPHDDPTLLFTNAGMVQFKDVFLGLDKRPYKRATTSQKCVRAGGKHNDLDTVGRTARHHTFFEMLGNFSFGDYFKREAIAYAWEFLTGVLQLPKDKLWATIYYDDDEAFHLWLELTEIPKERIVRLGEKDNFWAMGDTGPCGPCSEIVIDRGEKFRCQAPECAIGKCDCDRWLEIWNLVFMQYERDADGKLTPLPRPSIDTGMGLERIASVLQDVDSNFDTDLFTPLIKAVEDISGQKYQKGTAGFPFRVVADHARACTFLISDGVLPSNEGRGYVLRRILRRAIRFGKTLGIEEPFMDRMVPVVVDIMKDAYPELLEQKEQVMKVIQVEEARFHETLTEGTRVANEIVQRVLASNSKVISGKDAFLLYDTYGFPLDLTEDIAEEHGLTIDREAFEAALEEQRRRARAAREEANAFDFATSFADVIHAIPPTEFLGYSTLACDAKVLAIVQNGRPLTQLDAGSEGWLIFDRTPFYGESGGQVGDEGLLSGRNGQGEILDTKKLPDGHPVHLCRVMNGSVAAGDTVRLEVAGNRRQAIARNHSATHLLHQALKNVLGSHVHQAGSLVEADRLRFDFTHFEAPTEEQLRAVERQVNEQILNNLPVETFEMSYDEARSVGAIALFGEKYGEQVRVVKMGDFSKELCGGTHVPQTGVIGSFKILSETGVGAGLRRIEAVTGTAALDFYEQQSDLLSQITSLLKTPANQVVNKIQGLLQELKDKDREIEQLNQKIARYQVEELLHQKQTVAGAAVLAVKVQASDMEGLRTMADLLRQKLGSGVVVLGAVMDDKVNFVAAATKDLLPRGIHAGLIVKEVAKVTLGGGGGRPDMAQAGGKDPSKLDEALSKVVDIVKEQLK
- a CDS encoding AI-2E family transporter gives rise to the protein MTLHLEPKWWYRILAGALVAITVMLLYWIRSILEPFLIAALLAYFLSPMVEFFQQKGFSRTGGIVLTYSIIVVILLLAGIYLFPILWGQLQVLLVSIPEYTNQAHELLQGFYNKYQKIDIPHAVRQEIDHAIRQVETALTDSIGQVINGILGVFTHVFNILIVPVLAFFMLKDEGRTMKKILAMIPEAKRTRILHLWAELDEQLIKYLKGYLILALTVGLLTSIGFFLIGLEFPFLLGLVVGIFDVIPYFGPIIGAIPAFAVGILESKSKAISALIVIFVIQQLESNVLSPKIISSSVGLHPLLVIFVLLLGNKLYGVIGMLLAVPVALTLRVLWRHVVLAWLLRPVQD
- a CDS encoding long-chain fatty acid--CoA ligase, producing MDATLGAMFFDRVNKYQAHTALRFKKDGVWHDITWHEFGSRVERLACALLALGINPGDRVAILSENRPEWAITDLAIISVQGVVVPIYHTLKAKQIEFILQDSGARVLFVSKPSLLKEVLEVRENLKELFKIVLMDADQAGDLPKDVTSFQNVLDLGTSQKNKYEKRVKELIQSAKEDDTVSFVYTSGTTGNPKGAMLSHKNFLSNARACSSVVQVEPHWVALSFLPLSHVLERMAGYYLILYNGGTIAYAEGVNEVVKNLPEVKPDVMVSVPRLYEKMYAGILNKINEGSALKKKIFVWAVAVGKEWFYTNRAKKNPSLVLRIKHRLADKLVYSKLRDLTGGNLKFFVSGGAALAKDINEFFHAIGLPILEGYGLTETAPVLTVNTFEHLRLGTVGRPIPGVHIKIADDGEIMAKGPNVFKGYWNRPDATAEAFSDGWFLTGDVGVLDKDGFLTITDRKKDIIVTSGGKNVAPQNIEGLLGTDNFISQAVVFGDKQKYLAALIIPDFQVLTGWAKENGIAFGSRQELIQNPKVIELYNERIKHLIKDLPSYEQIKRFALLPEEFSTDTGELTPSLKVRRKFVQEKYKDIISGLFEEDVPKTASMMKPEQPA